In a single window of the Armigeres subalbatus isolate Guangzhou_Male unplaced genomic scaffold, GZ_Asu_2 Contig1293, whole genome shotgun sequence genome:
- the LOC134202592 gene encoding carnitine O-acetyltransferase-like has translation MMRLLQTKTIPVVGNPMLRRMLTAVSNPNLPALPLPKLADTMNKLLVTIEPHVTKDGYQRSKSAVEKFLAPGGDGAKLQKLLEEHASRKKNWLSDWWLQSAYLQYRDPVIIYSSPGLVFPKLKYVKVEDQLKTAARITFGALLYKRMIDRGQMRPEMMGKAPLDMQQYNKIFGTCRVPGLPADSLQFHPDSTHIVVASNNQFFKVEVGNSDNIFGEDKILTMLRQCYDMSRQKAEPIGMLSALPRDSWHEAYEVLIADPTNKETIKTIQSSLFVLSLDYTIGNPSGDDAVDACHMLIHGGGSNANSGNRWYDKTLQLVVGPNGVNGLTYEHSPAEGQPIAVLTDFIINHIAKGDQGGSVREAPVPSKLAFNLSPKAHELLQKASASHDKLIKDLDMNYLHYTGYGKNFIKTQKMSPDSFIQMAIQYAFYKLHRTPGAHYESAQTRLYEGGRTETIRSCSNESIAFAQTMLEPFRSNREKASKLKSAVDAHKQYASKAVQGFGVDRHLLGLKLIAKENNIPLPELFKDEGLLASQHMRLSTSQVASRYDAFMCYGPLTGDGYGCCYNPKDNDMWFGLSSWKSNPITDSTAFRNCLQQALDEMFEVLSASSVPSSKL, from the coding sequence ATGATGCGACTGCTGCAGACGAAAACAATCCCGGTTGTGGGCAATCCAATGCTGCGGAGAATGCTCACCGCGGTCAGCAATCCTAACCTTCCGGCTTTACCCCTGCCGAAGCTTGCCGACACCATGAATAAACTGCTCGTCACAATCGAACCACACGTCACCAAGGATGGCTATCAGCGTAGCAAGTCGGCGGTGGAGAAGTTCCTGGCCCCCGGAGGGGACGGTGCCAAGCTGCAGAAGCTGCTGGAGGAGCATGCTTCTCGCAAAAAGAACTGGCTTTCGGACTGGTGGTTGCAATCAGCTTATCTGCAGTATCGCGACCCTGTGATTATCTATTCAAGCCCGGGACTGGTATTCCCCAAGTTGAAGTATGTCAAGGTAGAAGACCAGTTGAAGACTGCCGCCAGGATAACGTTCGGGGCATTGCTGTACAAAAGGATGATCGACCGGGGTCAAATGCGGCCCGAAATGATGGGAAAGGCTCCATTGGACATGCAACAGTACAATAAGATCTTTGGAACGTGCAGAGTACCTGGATTGCCTGCGGATTCACTGCAGTTCCACCCGGATTCGACGCACATTGTAGTTGCGTCAAACAATCAATTCTTCAAGGTTGAGGTGGGAAATTCCGACAACATTTTCGGTGAGGACAAAATACTCACAATGCTTCGCCAATGCTACGACATGTCGCGTCAGAAAGCCGAACCGATTGGGATGCTGTCTGCTCTCCCTAGAGACAGTTGGCACGAAGCCTACGAGGTGTTGATCGCCGATCCAACCAACAAGGAAACAATCAAAACTATTCAAAGTTCATTATTTGTATTGTCGTTAGACTACACTATCGGAAACCCCTCGGGGGATGACGCCGTAGATGCTTGCCATATGTTGATTCACGGAGGGGGATCAAACGCTAACTCCGGCAATCGCTGGTACGATAAAACCCTCCAACTTGTGGTTGGTCCGAATGGCGTCAACGGTCTCACCTATGAACATTCTCCCGCGGAAGGACAACCAATTGCGGTACTGACAGACTTCATCATCAATCATATCGCTAAGGGCGACCAAGGTGGATCGGTTCGTGAAGCCCCAGTCCCTTCAAAGCTCGCTTTCAACCTGTCTCCAAAAGCGCACGAACTTCTGCAGAAAGCCTCCGCAAGCCACGACAAACTGATCAAGGACTTAGATATGAACTACCTCCACTATACCGGATACGGCAAGAACTTCATCAAAACCCAGAAGATGAGTCCGGACAGTTTTATCCAAATGGCAATCCAGTACGCGTTCTATAAGCTCCATCGTACCCCCGGTGCCCATTACGAGTCCGCTCAGACTCGACTGTACGAAGGTGGTCGAACGGAAACCATTCGATCCTGTTCGAACGAATCCATTGCGTTCGCCCAAACCATGCTGGAACCGTTCCGCAGCAATCGGGAGAAAGCGTCAAAGCTCAAATCCGCTGTCGACGCACACAAGCAGTACGCTTCGAAGGCGGTTCAAGGTTTTGGTGTTGATCGCCACCTGCTCGGTCTGAAACTGATCGCCAAGGAAAATAACATACCGCTGCCGGAGCTGTTCAAGGATGAGGGTCTGCTGGCCAGTCAGCACATGCGTCTGTCGACCAGTCAAGTGGCTTCCCGGTACGATGCGTTCATGTGCTACGGTCCATTGACCGGTGATGGGTACGGCTGTTGCTACAATCCCAAGGATAACGACATGTGGTTCGGCCTTTCCTCGTGGAAATCCAATCCCATTACGGATTCGACGGCATTCCGGAACTGTCTGCAGCAGGCCCTGGACGAGATGTTTGAGGTGCTGAGTGCGTCCAGTGTACCGAGTAGCAAGCTGTAG